One Trichosurus vulpecula isolate mTriVul1 chromosome 7, mTriVul1.pri, whole genome shotgun sequence genomic region harbors:
- the PRR3 gene encoding proline-rich protein 3, protein MPKRGKQRPPDPEESGDEESGSPAGPPSLLGPPPIANGKFGGPDPGFHRGPQGLRGPVIPPLLSLPLPFWGGCPMRGGPGPRPRPYLHGRWAYEDPEPRWGAGYGDHARNGPPNGWRNLGGGSSHHPSKNIPWPKNAPQFKDGVQEGDRTDKSNRPVCRHFSKGHCRYEDLCAFYHPGVNGPPL, encoded by the exons ATGCCCAAGAGGGGAAAGCAGCGGCCACCGGACCCCGAGGAGAGTGGGGATGAGGAGAGTGGGAGCCCCGCTG GTCCACCCAGCCTCCTGGGCCCTCCCCCCATAGCCAATGGGAAGTTTGGTGGCCCTGATCCAG GCTTCCACAGAGGCCCTCAGGGCTTAAGGGGACCAGTGATTCCACCACTCCTGAGCCTCCCACTTCCTTTCTGGGGAGGATGCCCAATGAGGGGGGGCCCAGGACCCAGGCCTCGACCATACCTACATGGCCGTTGGGCCTATGAGGATCCAGAGCCTAGGTGGGGAGCAGGCTATGGGGACCATGCCAGGAATGGTCCTCCCAATGGATGGAGAAACCTGGGAGGGGGCAGTAGTCACCATCCATCTAAGAACATCCCATGGCCTAAGAATGCCCCTCAGTTCAAGGATGGAGTCCAGGAAGGTGATAGAACAG ATAAGTCCAACCGCCCTGTCTGCAGACACTTCTCAAAGGGCCACTGTCGCTATGAGGATCTTTGTGCCTTTTACCACCCAGGGGTGAATGGACCTCCGTTGTAA